A genomic segment from Dehalococcoidia bacterium encodes:
- the hrcA gene encoding heat-inducible transcription repressor HrcA, with protein MSDYVHDAVPISSESLARNHHLGVSSATVRNEVAALEEQGYISRPHTSAGSVPEDRAYRLYVESFVSHRADRMPSQARETISNRFADVRDDVDRWSNVAATLISQLLGNLGIATFPKTSESRVMHLELVPIQDVLAMLIVVLEQAKLRKHILRFDSPLDRSNLESMSTRLRSHMIGLTHAEIAEQAMSLTTPERLAVDATIDMLQEEDSTGHDDHHVSGLRNLLDQPEFVDYEKVRPIVHGIEDGSLVEAALEEAPMGQVVRVVIGREHEGDVLRPFSVVICRYGVPGRALGTLGLMGPTRMEYDRAISGIQFISTIMDSMAESVYGKGQNA; from the coding sequence GTGAGCGACTACGTTCACGACGCGGTACCGATCTCTTCGGAGAGCCTGGCTCGGAATCATCACCTGGGAGTGAGTTCGGCAACTGTGCGCAACGAGGTCGCCGCTCTCGAAGAGCAGGGCTACATTTCACGGCCTCACACGTCGGCGGGAAGCGTCCCGGAGGACAGGGCCTATCGCCTTTACGTCGAGTCGTTTGTCTCCCACAGGGCGGACCGCATGCCATCACAGGCGCGAGAGACTATCAGCAATAGGTTCGCAGACGTCCGAGACGATGTCGATCGCTGGAGCAACGTGGCCGCGACTCTGATTTCGCAGCTACTGGGCAACCTAGGCATCGCCACTTTCCCCAAGACTTCTGAGTCCCGGGTCATGCACCTTGAGTTGGTCCCCATTCAGGATGTGCTGGCGATGCTGATCGTGGTGTTGGAACAGGCGAAGCTCAGGAAGCATATTCTGCGTTTCGACTCGCCCCTGGACAGGTCGAATCTCGAATCGATGTCGACGCGTCTTCGCAGCCACATGATTGGCCTGACTCACGCAGAGATCGCTGAGCAGGCGATGTCTCTAACGACACCTGAGCGCCTGGCGGTTGATGCGACTATCGACATGCTCCAGGAAGAAGACTCCACAGGTCATGACGACCACCATGTGAGCGGACTGCGCAACCTGTTGGACCAGCCTGAGTTCGTGGACTATGAGAAGGTGCGTCCAATCGTCCACGGTATCGAGGACGGCTCACTCGTTGAAGCTGCTCTCGAAGAAGCTCCCATGGGGCAGGTGGTCCGAGTCGTAATCGGCAGGGAGCACGAGGGAGATGTCCTGCGCCCATTCAGCGTGGTGATCTGCCGCTATGGCGTACCCGGCCGCGCGCTTGGGACACTTGGCCTGATGGGCCCCACCCGCATGGAGTATGACCGGGCCATCTCAGGGATCCAGTTCATTTCGACGATTATGGACAGCATGGCGGAGTCCGTGTACGGAAAGGGACAGAACGCGTAA
- a CDS encoding MBL fold metallo-hydrolase yields the protein MEITWLGWSSMRLVSSDVVLLTDPFPDIVVPSEVHIVAVSNGDPQHSAYEAVGGRPNLIDGPGMYEVLGYNISGIGTALSDDEDGRRINTVYVIRSDGVSICYLGSLAVKLGARQLDSLGAVDVLIASVGKQGDVDPTEISRLVNVLGPRIVIPVGEDEAGQGSGEDEEPPLDALLRQMNVERPDPQLRLSVTQNNLPRETRVVLLQLPASRRRR from the coding sequence ATGGAGATAACCTGGCTTGGATGGTCTTCGATGAGACTGGTAAGCAGCGACGTAGTGTTGCTCACCGATCCGTTCCCGGACATCGTAGTCCCATCGGAAGTCCACATAGTAGCCGTATCGAACGGTGATCCGCAGCACTCGGCCTACGAGGCGGTCGGTGGCCGGCCTAACCTCATCGACGGCCCGGGGATGTATGAGGTGCTGGGATACAACATCAGCGGCATAGGCACTGCGCTCAGTGACGACGAGGACGGCCGCAGGATAAACACGGTTTACGTGATCAGGTCTGACGGCGTATCGATCTGCTACCTTGGCTCCCTGGCCGTCAAGTTGGGGGCAAGGCAGCTCGACTCCCTGGGTGCCGTAGACGTACTCATCGCGTCTGTCGGGAAGCAGGGAGACGTTGATCCCACGGAGATTTCCAGGCTGGTCAACGTGCTGGGTCCCAGGATTGTGATACCGGTCGGCGAGGACGAGGCAGGGCAGGGGAGTGGTGAGGACGAAGAGCCGCCCCTTGACGCGCTGCTTCGACAGATGAACGTCGAGCGTCCGGACCCCCAGCTCCGCCTGAGCGTAACCCAGAACAATCTCCCCAGGGAGACAAGGGTCGTTCTTCTACAGCTGCCGGCATCCAGGCGTAGGAGATAG